From the Phyllopteryx taeniolatus isolate TA_2022b chromosome 20, UOR_Ptae_1.2, whole genome shotgun sequence genome, one window contains:
- the gli3 gene encoding transcriptional activator GLI3 isoform X2, whose product MDPRNGYLDAHYPAPQFFPAFHPPVPIDDRHAQGRYIYEPSPVPPLHVPPALAGSPAFSDISLIRISPQRNPSVGAESPFHPSHPYINPYVDYLRSLQPLASPSIAVLSATRGLSPADAPHAGLTPSEYYHQMALLAGHRSPYSADLLPSVAASAGSGAAGALHMEYLQAMDSSRFPSPRLPSRPSRKRPLPISPLSEHSFDLQTMIRNSPNSLVTMLNNSRSSSSTSGSYGHLSAGAISPALSFAYPPTPVALHMHQQLMGRQPGMVGSAFGHSPPLIHPTPAFATQRPVSGFTAAAAAGGLGAGERSAVSGDSSQLKPTSESAVSSTGDPMHHKRSKMKPEEEMPSPGALSIQDHPDGITLVKEEGDKDEGKQEPEVVYETNCHWENCCREFDTQEQLVQHINNDHIHGEKKEFVCRWEECSREQKPFKAQYMLVVHMRRHTGEKPHKCTFEGCAKAYSRLENLKTHLRSHTGEKPYVCEHEGCNKAFSNASDRAKHQNRTHSNEKPYVCKIPGCTKRYTDPSSLRKHVKTVHGPEAHVTKKQRGDYPRPPAQPREPGANGQGHSPGQLGLGGYMDQREYSNHVTSKQDDCLQVKSIKTEKPMTSQPSPGGQSTCSSDQSPVSAYPSGGVQLTVSAGRSPGEGLDEEDEEDEEEQEVEDGCRGGPAPIMDSTISTATAATLTLQARRSVGRPLRWMEHLKMERLKQVNGAMPRLGPLAPTPPPKGSALAGIQGKGSCLGKQWTSAAPQPPAHPELAGTTELTVLNLLRDRRDSSGSAASSAYLSSSRRSSGISPCFSSRRSSQASQSEGVAGGAQHRRLHNLSSTDSYDPISTDASRRSSEASHYGGGATGSGGILSGGVCGGVGGSGDGGGSRGILTLTPAQHYHLKAKYAAATGGPPPTPLPNMERMSLKTRMAMMDEGSTNQHLPPLAVPHRCTEATNGFVGHPGYRRRVFYPGEGPVAANRRASDPARTQPSDICALPPVQRFNSLSNLHPLPPLSQHQPPPLDTRNLNLQNYTRSEGNLQRGSQHSTYTPSIAEHAALEALAMEGDGEAYSLLGDEDILPDDMVQYLRSQVQADSGPCMHIEDRIVSGEREISQHSMEGTEGMNFQANHCLQQQQMVQRRSPSLLPIQWNEVSSGSADRSPQRDRNCARWSSGQAASEPFGRFGNMVVQQNPPLGFHNSCSQANQRQGPTVVKLETSPNSCMEMRGAAPNGFARPHFPKTIDGPLAQQASRMQNHFQQNLNSRVSCHTLTRASIDNLQSLSQDKILHPNQKGPRPPANTYRNLVRNHLNPRSCTEVPQQVQNGGTLCSLKLEASEHGYLQPGFSDPISFQQTDHKAASFPTLEDHYLLDSFDGGNGPGDCVSLLSPASDQVTSTVEAGAVPTAVLDEVIALDFGAMMEDGFDQGSLVSGPLSPSIFQGLSRTSSRLTTPRGSATFPAVVAPGVNNMAIGDMSSLLSSLAEESKFLAIMQ is encoded by the exons GCCTCCGGCACTGGCAGGCAGCCCGGCCTTCTCGGACATCTCCCTCATCCGCATCTCGCCGCAGCGGAACCCCTCGGTGGGGGCCGAGTCTCCCTTCCACCCCTCGCACCCGTACATCAACCCCTACGTGGACTACCTCCGCTCCCTGCAGCCCCTCGCCAGCCCCTCCATCGCCGTGCTGTCGGCCACCAGAGGCCTCAGCCCGGCCGACG CCCCCCACGCAGGCCTGACGCCCTCTGAGTACTACCACCAGATGGCCCTCCTGGCGGGCCACCGCAGCCCCTACTCGGCCGACCTGCTGCCGTCCGTGGCCGCCTCGGCCGGTTCGGGTGCCGCCGGCGCCCTGCACATGGAGTACCTGCAGGCCATGGACA GTTCTCGCTTCCCGAGCCCCAGGCTGCCGTCGAGGCCCAGCAGGAAGCGGCCGCTGCCCATCTCGCCGCTGTCGGAGCACAGTTTCGACCTGCAGACCATGATCCGCAACTCGCCCAACTCGCTGGTTACCATGCTCAACAACTCACGGTCCAGCTCATCCACCAGCGGATCCTATGGACACCTGTCGGCCGGAGCCATCAG CCCTGCGTTGAGCTTCGCCTACCCGCCGACGCCGGTGGCCCTGCACATGCACCAGCAGCTGATGGGGCGCCAGCCGGGCATGGTGGGCTCCGCCTTCGGCCACAGCCCGCCGCTCATCCACCCGACGCCGGCCTTCGCCACCCAGAGGCCCGTGTCTGGCTTCAcggctgccgccgccgccggcggGCTGGGCGCCGGCGAGCGCTCGGCCGTCTCGGGTGACTCCTCGCAG CTCAAACCCACCAGCGAGTCTGCGGTGAGCAGCACCGGCGACCCCATGCACCACAAGCGCTCCAAAATGAAGCCAGAGGAGGAGATGCCCAGCCCGGGAGCACTCAGCATCCAG GATCATCCCGACGGCATAACGCTGGTGAAGGAGGAGGGCGACAAGGACGAAGGCAAACAGGAGCCCGAGGTGGTCTACGAGACCAACTGCCACTGGGAGAACTGCTGCCGCGAGTTCGATACCCAGGAGCAGCTCGTGCAG CACATCAACAATGACCACATCCACGGGGAGAAGAAGGAGTTTGTGTGTCGCTGGGAGGAATGCTCCAGGGAGCAGAAGCCTTTTAAGGCCCAGTACATGCTGGTGGTCCACATGCGGCGGCACACCGGCGAGAAGCCTCACAAGTGCACG TTCGAGGGCTGCGCCAAGGCTTATTCCCGTTTGGAGAATCTCAAGACTCACTTGCGCTcgcacacgggcgagaagccaTACGTGTGCGAGCACGAAGGCTGCAACAAGGCCTTCTCCAATGCCTCGGACCGAGCCAAGCATCAAAACCGCACGCACTCAAACGAG AAACCCTACGTGTGTAAGATCCCCGGCTGCACCAAACGCTACACGGACCCCAGCTCCCTGCGCAAGCACGTGAAGACGGTGCACGGGCCTGAGGCGCATGTCACCAAGAAGCAGCGCGGCGACTACCCGCGGCCCCCCGCGCAGCCTCGCGAACCAGGCGCCAACGGTCAGGGACACTCGCCTGGGCAGCTGGGACTGGGCGGCTACATGGACCAAAGGGAATACAGCAACCACGTTACCTCCAAGCAGGACGACTGTCTGCAGGTCAAGTCCATCAAGACGGAGAAGCCCATG ACGTCTCAGCCAAGCCCTGGCGGTCAGTCTACATGCAGCAGTGACCAGTCCCCCGTCAGCGCCTATCCCAGCGGTGGAGTCCAGCTTACTGTGAGCGCCGGACGCTCGCCAGGGGAGGGGCTGgacgaggaggatgaggaggacgaggaggagcaAGAGGTGGAGGATGGCTGCCGGGGCGGGCCAGCGCCCATCATGGATTCCACCATCTCCACGGCGACGGCAGCCACGCTGACCCTGCAGGCGAGGCGCAGCGTGGGCCGCCCCCTGCGCTGGATGGAGCACCTGAAGATGGAGAGGCTTAAGCAGGTGAACGGAGCGATGCCCAGGCTGGGGCCCCTGGCTCCCACGCCGCCCCCCAAAGGGTCGGCGCTCGCCGGCATCCAGGGGAAGG GATCCTGTCTGGGCAAGCAGTGGACGTCAGCCGCGCCTCAGCCCCCCGCTCACCCCGAGCTGGCCGGCACGACCGAGTTAACGGTGCTCAACTTGCTCCGGGACCGGCGCGACAGCAGCGGGAGCGCCGCCAGCTCGGCCTACCTGAGCAGCAGCCGGCGCTCGTCGGGCATCTCGCCGTGCTTCTCCAGCCGCCGCTCCAGCCAGGCGTCCCAGAGCGAGGGCGTGGCGGGCGGCGCCCAACACCGCCGCCTCCACAACCTCAGCTCCACCGACTCGTACGACCCCATCTCCACCGACGCTTCCCGCCGCTCCAGCGAGGCCAGCCACTATGGAGGCGGAGCGACGGGGAGCGGTGGCATACTTTCAGGTGGCGTCTGTGGGGGTGTTGGAGGTAGCGGAGACGGAGGAGGGTCCCGTGGTATACTCACTTTAACCCCCGCGCAGCACTACCACCTGAAGGCAAAGTACGCCGCGGCAACTGGTGGCCCGCCGCCCACGCCGCTACCCAACATGGAGCGCATGAGTCTCAAGACTCGCATGGCCATGATGGATGAAGGCAGCACCAACCAGCATTTGCCGCCACTCGCCGTGCCGCACCGCTGCACAGAGGCCACCAACGGGTTCGTGGGACATCCAGGCTACAGGAGGAGGGTGTTCTACCCTGGCGAGGGACCCGTGGCAGCCAACCGGAGGGCCAGCGACCCGGCGCGGACGCAGCCTTCGGACATTTGCGCTTTGCCCCCCGTGCAGCGCTTCAACAGCCTGAGCAACCTTCACCCTCTTCCGCCTCTATCCCAGCACCAGCCGCCGCCCCTCGACACGCGCAACCTGAACCTGCAGAATTACACCCGCTCGGAGGGCAACCTGCAGAGGGGCTCGCAACACTCTACGTACACCCCAAGTATCGCAGAGCATGCCGCTTTGGAAGCTTTGGCCATGGAGGGCGACGGGGAGGCTTACTCTCTACTCGGGGATGAAGATATACTTCCCGATGACATGGTGCAGTATCTCCGCTCCCAAGTCCAGGCAGACAGTGGACCATGCATGCACATAGAGGACCGGATAGTCTCTGGTGAAAGGGAGATCTCACAACACTCCATGGAAGGGACAGAGGGGATGAACTTCCAGGCCAACCACTGCCTCCAACAGCAGCAGATGGTCCAGAGGAGGAGCCCCAGCTTGCTTCCCATCCAGTGGAACGAAGTGAGCTCCGGTAGCGCCGATCGCTCTCCGCAGAGGGATCGCAACTGCGCAAGGTGGTCCAGCGGGCAGGCCGCATCAGAGCCTTTCGGCAGGTTCGGAAACATGGTGGTGCAGCAGAATCCGCCGCTGGGTTTTCACAACAGTTGCTCCCAGGCCAACCAGAGGCAAGGCCCCACCGTGGTGAAGCTGGAGACGTCCCCCAACTCGTGTATGGAGATGAGAGGAGCCGCACCCAACGGCTTTGCCAGGCCTCACTTCCCCAAGACCATTGATGGACCTCTTGCGCAACAAGCCTCCAGAATGCAGAACCACTTTCAGCAGAACCTTAACAGCAGAGTCTCCTGCCACACCCTGACTCGGGCTTCCATAGACAATCTCCAAAGCCTCTCCCAGGATAAAATCCTTCATCCCAATCAGAAAGGCCCACGGCCACCCGCCAACACTTACAGGAACTTGGTGAGGAACCATCTTAACCCCAGAAGCTGCACTGAAGTTCCGCAGCAAGTGCAGAATGGTGGGACCCTCTGTTCCCTAAAACTGGAGGCCTCGGAACACGGATACCTCCAGCCAGGCTTCAGTGATCCCATTTCCTTCCAGCAAACAGATCACAAGGCAGCCTCATTCCCGACCCTGGAAGACCACTACTTGCTGGACTCCTTCGATGGCGGCAACGGTCCGGGCGACTGCGTTTCCCTCTTGTCTCCCGCGTCTGACCAAGTGACCAGTACTGTTGAGGCCGGAGCGGTGCCCACCGCAGTGTTGGACGAAGTCATAGCTCTGGACTTTGGCGCCATGATGGAGGACGGCTTCGACCAAGGCAGCCTGGTGTCGGGCCCGTTGAGCCCCTCCATTTTCCAAGGTCTGTCCAGGACCTCGTCGCGTTTGACCACCCCTCGGGGGTCGGCCACCTTCCCGGCCGTGGTGGCTCCCGGCGTCAACAACATGGCCATCGGCGACATGAGCTCCCTACTCAGCAGCCTCGCCGAGGAGAGCAAGTTTCTTGCCATCATGCAGTAG
- the gli3 gene encoding transcriptional activator GLI3 isoform X1: METQSQASSAAEKKKRVETIVATKGSSARNDISEKAVASSTTSNEDESSGPPYHRERRNALGSERNVTEEPSTSTEERPSLLKKELHGSLPHLAEHALPYRGTLFAMDPRNGYLDAHYPAPQFFPAFHPPVPIDDRHAQGRYIYEPSPVPPLHVPPALAGSPAFSDISLIRISPQRNPSVGAESPFHPSHPYINPYVDYLRSLQPLASPSIAVLSATRGLSPADAPHAGLTPSEYYHQMALLAGHRSPYSADLLPSVAASAGSGAAGALHMEYLQAMDSSRFPSPRLPSRPSRKRPLPISPLSEHSFDLQTMIRNSPNSLVTMLNNSRSSSSTSGSYGHLSAGAISPALSFAYPPTPVALHMHQQLMGRQPGMVGSAFGHSPPLIHPTPAFATQRPVSGFTAAAAAGGLGAGERSAVSGDSSQLKPTSESAVSSTGDPMHHKRSKMKPEEEMPSPGALSIQDHPDGITLVKEEGDKDEGKQEPEVVYETNCHWENCCREFDTQEQLVQHINNDHIHGEKKEFVCRWEECSREQKPFKAQYMLVVHMRRHTGEKPHKCTFEGCAKAYSRLENLKTHLRSHTGEKPYVCEHEGCNKAFSNASDRAKHQNRTHSNEKPYVCKIPGCTKRYTDPSSLRKHVKTVHGPEAHVTKKQRGDYPRPPAQPREPGANGQGHSPGQLGLGGYMDQREYSNHVTSKQDDCLQVKSIKTEKPMTSQPSPGGQSTCSSDQSPVSAYPSGGVQLTVSAGRSPGEGLDEEDEEDEEEQEVEDGCRGGPAPIMDSTISTATAATLTLQARRSVGRPLRWMEHLKMERLKQVNGAMPRLGPLAPTPPPKGSALAGIQGKGSCLGKQWTSAAPQPPAHPELAGTTELTVLNLLRDRRDSSGSAASSAYLSSSRRSSGISPCFSSRRSSQASQSEGVAGGAQHRRLHNLSSTDSYDPISTDASRRSSEASHYGGGATGSGGILSGGVCGGVGGSGDGGGSRGILTLTPAQHYHLKAKYAAATGGPPPTPLPNMERMSLKTRMAMMDEGSTNQHLPPLAVPHRCTEATNGFVGHPGYRRRVFYPGEGPVAANRRASDPARTQPSDICALPPVQRFNSLSNLHPLPPLSQHQPPPLDTRNLNLQNYTRSEGNLQRGSQHSTYTPSIAEHAALEALAMEGDGEAYSLLGDEDILPDDMVQYLRSQVQADSGPCMHIEDRIVSGEREISQHSMEGTEGMNFQANHCLQQQQMVQRRSPSLLPIQWNEVSSGSADRSPQRDRNCARWSSGQAASEPFGRFGNMVVQQNPPLGFHNSCSQANQRQGPTVVKLETSPNSCMEMRGAAPNGFARPHFPKTIDGPLAQQASRMQNHFQQNLNSRVSCHTLTRASIDNLQSLSQDKILHPNQKGPRPPANTYRNLVRNHLNPRSCTEVPQQVQNGGTLCSLKLEASEHGYLQPGFSDPISFQQTDHKAASFPTLEDHYLLDSFDGGNGPGDCVSLLSPASDQVTSTVEAGAVPTAVLDEVIALDFGAMMEDGFDQGSLVSGPLSPSIFQGLSRTSSRLTTPRGSATFPAVVAPGVNNMAIGDMSSLLSSLAEESKFLAIMQ; encoded by the exons GCCTCCGGCACTGGCAGGCAGCCCGGCCTTCTCGGACATCTCCCTCATCCGCATCTCGCCGCAGCGGAACCCCTCGGTGGGGGCCGAGTCTCCCTTCCACCCCTCGCACCCGTACATCAACCCCTACGTGGACTACCTCCGCTCCCTGCAGCCCCTCGCCAGCCCCTCCATCGCCGTGCTGTCGGCCACCAGAGGCCTCAGCCCGGCCGACG CCCCCCACGCAGGCCTGACGCCCTCTGAGTACTACCACCAGATGGCCCTCCTGGCGGGCCACCGCAGCCCCTACTCGGCCGACCTGCTGCCGTCCGTGGCCGCCTCGGCCGGTTCGGGTGCCGCCGGCGCCCTGCACATGGAGTACCTGCAGGCCATGGACA GTTCTCGCTTCCCGAGCCCCAGGCTGCCGTCGAGGCCCAGCAGGAAGCGGCCGCTGCCCATCTCGCCGCTGTCGGAGCACAGTTTCGACCTGCAGACCATGATCCGCAACTCGCCCAACTCGCTGGTTACCATGCTCAACAACTCACGGTCCAGCTCATCCACCAGCGGATCCTATGGACACCTGTCGGCCGGAGCCATCAG CCCTGCGTTGAGCTTCGCCTACCCGCCGACGCCGGTGGCCCTGCACATGCACCAGCAGCTGATGGGGCGCCAGCCGGGCATGGTGGGCTCCGCCTTCGGCCACAGCCCGCCGCTCATCCACCCGACGCCGGCCTTCGCCACCCAGAGGCCCGTGTCTGGCTTCAcggctgccgccgccgccggcggGCTGGGCGCCGGCGAGCGCTCGGCCGTCTCGGGTGACTCCTCGCAG CTCAAACCCACCAGCGAGTCTGCGGTGAGCAGCACCGGCGACCCCATGCACCACAAGCGCTCCAAAATGAAGCCAGAGGAGGAGATGCCCAGCCCGGGAGCACTCAGCATCCAG GATCATCCCGACGGCATAACGCTGGTGAAGGAGGAGGGCGACAAGGACGAAGGCAAACAGGAGCCCGAGGTGGTCTACGAGACCAACTGCCACTGGGAGAACTGCTGCCGCGAGTTCGATACCCAGGAGCAGCTCGTGCAG CACATCAACAATGACCACATCCACGGGGAGAAGAAGGAGTTTGTGTGTCGCTGGGAGGAATGCTCCAGGGAGCAGAAGCCTTTTAAGGCCCAGTACATGCTGGTGGTCCACATGCGGCGGCACACCGGCGAGAAGCCTCACAAGTGCACG TTCGAGGGCTGCGCCAAGGCTTATTCCCGTTTGGAGAATCTCAAGACTCACTTGCGCTcgcacacgggcgagaagccaTACGTGTGCGAGCACGAAGGCTGCAACAAGGCCTTCTCCAATGCCTCGGACCGAGCCAAGCATCAAAACCGCACGCACTCAAACGAG AAACCCTACGTGTGTAAGATCCCCGGCTGCACCAAACGCTACACGGACCCCAGCTCCCTGCGCAAGCACGTGAAGACGGTGCACGGGCCTGAGGCGCATGTCACCAAGAAGCAGCGCGGCGACTACCCGCGGCCCCCCGCGCAGCCTCGCGAACCAGGCGCCAACGGTCAGGGACACTCGCCTGGGCAGCTGGGACTGGGCGGCTACATGGACCAAAGGGAATACAGCAACCACGTTACCTCCAAGCAGGACGACTGTCTGCAGGTCAAGTCCATCAAGACGGAGAAGCCCATG ACGTCTCAGCCAAGCCCTGGCGGTCAGTCTACATGCAGCAGTGACCAGTCCCCCGTCAGCGCCTATCCCAGCGGTGGAGTCCAGCTTACTGTGAGCGCCGGACGCTCGCCAGGGGAGGGGCTGgacgaggaggatgaggaggacgaggaggagcaAGAGGTGGAGGATGGCTGCCGGGGCGGGCCAGCGCCCATCATGGATTCCACCATCTCCACGGCGACGGCAGCCACGCTGACCCTGCAGGCGAGGCGCAGCGTGGGCCGCCCCCTGCGCTGGATGGAGCACCTGAAGATGGAGAGGCTTAAGCAGGTGAACGGAGCGATGCCCAGGCTGGGGCCCCTGGCTCCCACGCCGCCCCCCAAAGGGTCGGCGCTCGCCGGCATCCAGGGGAAGG GATCCTGTCTGGGCAAGCAGTGGACGTCAGCCGCGCCTCAGCCCCCCGCTCACCCCGAGCTGGCCGGCACGACCGAGTTAACGGTGCTCAACTTGCTCCGGGACCGGCGCGACAGCAGCGGGAGCGCCGCCAGCTCGGCCTACCTGAGCAGCAGCCGGCGCTCGTCGGGCATCTCGCCGTGCTTCTCCAGCCGCCGCTCCAGCCAGGCGTCCCAGAGCGAGGGCGTGGCGGGCGGCGCCCAACACCGCCGCCTCCACAACCTCAGCTCCACCGACTCGTACGACCCCATCTCCACCGACGCTTCCCGCCGCTCCAGCGAGGCCAGCCACTATGGAGGCGGAGCGACGGGGAGCGGTGGCATACTTTCAGGTGGCGTCTGTGGGGGTGTTGGAGGTAGCGGAGACGGAGGAGGGTCCCGTGGTATACTCACTTTAACCCCCGCGCAGCACTACCACCTGAAGGCAAAGTACGCCGCGGCAACTGGTGGCCCGCCGCCCACGCCGCTACCCAACATGGAGCGCATGAGTCTCAAGACTCGCATGGCCATGATGGATGAAGGCAGCACCAACCAGCATTTGCCGCCACTCGCCGTGCCGCACCGCTGCACAGAGGCCACCAACGGGTTCGTGGGACATCCAGGCTACAGGAGGAGGGTGTTCTACCCTGGCGAGGGACCCGTGGCAGCCAACCGGAGGGCCAGCGACCCGGCGCGGACGCAGCCTTCGGACATTTGCGCTTTGCCCCCCGTGCAGCGCTTCAACAGCCTGAGCAACCTTCACCCTCTTCCGCCTCTATCCCAGCACCAGCCGCCGCCCCTCGACACGCGCAACCTGAACCTGCAGAATTACACCCGCTCGGAGGGCAACCTGCAGAGGGGCTCGCAACACTCTACGTACACCCCAAGTATCGCAGAGCATGCCGCTTTGGAAGCTTTGGCCATGGAGGGCGACGGGGAGGCTTACTCTCTACTCGGGGATGAAGATATACTTCCCGATGACATGGTGCAGTATCTCCGCTCCCAAGTCCAGGCAGACAGTGGACCATGCATGCACATAGAGGACCGGATAGTCTCTGGTGAAAGGGAGATCTCACAACACTCCATGGAAGGGACAGAGGGGATGAACTTCCAGGCCAACCACTGCCTCCAACAGCAGCAGATGGTCCAGAGGAGGAGCCCCAGCTTGCTTCCCATCCAGTGGAACGAAGTGAGCTCCGGTAGCGCCGATCGCTCTCCGCAGAGGGATCGCAACTGCGCAAGGTGGTCCAGCGGGCAGGCCGCATCAGAGCCTTTCGGCAGGTTCGGAAACATGGTGGTGCAGCAGAATCCGCCGCTGGGTTTTCACAACAGTTGCTCCCAGGCCAACCAGAGGCAAGGCCCCACCGTGGTGAAGCTGGAGACGTCCCCCAACTCGTGTATGGAGATGAGAGGAGCCGCACCCAACGGCTTTGCCAGGCCTCACTTCCCCAAGACCATTGATGGACCTCTTGCGCAACAAGCCTCCAGAATGCAGAACCACTTTCAGCAGAACCTTAACAGCAGAGTCTCCTGCCACACCCTGACTCGGGCTTCCATAGACAATCTCCAAAGCCTCTCCCAGGATAAAATCCTTCATCCCAATCAGAAAGGCCCACGGCCACCCGCCAACACTTACAGGAACTTGGTGAGGAACCATCTTAACCCCAGAAGCTGCACTGAAGTTCCGCAGCAAGTGCAGAATGGTGGGACCCTCTGTTCCCTAAAACTGGAGGCCTCGGAACACGGATACCTCCAGCCAGGCTTCAGTGATCCCATTTCCTTCCAGCAAACAGATCACAAGGCAGCCTCATTCCCGACCCTGGAAGACCACTACTTGCTGGACTCCTTCGATGGCGGCAACGGTCCGGGCGACTGCGTTTCCCTCTTGTCTCCCGCGTCTGACCAAGTGACCAGTACTGTTGAGGCCGGAGCGGTGCCCACCGCAGTGTTGGACGAAGTCATAGCTCTGGACTTTGGCGCCATGATGGAGGACGGCTTCGACCAAGGCAGCCTGGTGTCGGGCCCGTTGAGCCCCTCCATTTTCCAAGGTCTGTCCAGGACCTCGTCGCGTTTGACCACCCCTCGGGGGTCGGCCACCTTCCCGGCCGTGGTGGCTCCCGGCGTCAACAACATGGCCATCGGCGACATGAGCTCCCTACTCAGCAGCCTCGCCGAGGAGAGCAAGTTTCTTGCCATCATGCAGTAG